Part of the Nitrospiraceae bacterium genome is shown below.
AGACACCGAGGATATCTTCTTCCTTGAGGATCAAGCATTCCTCATCCTCGATCCGGAGCTTGCTGCCTGAGTACTTGTCGAAGAGAACTTGGTCGCCGACCTTCACGTTCTCGACCTTTTTGCCGATTGCCTGGACAATGCCTCGTTGCGGCTTCTCTTTCGCAGAATCCGGCACGTAGATGCCGCCCGCGGTCCGCTCCAATTCCTCGGTGTAGGTGACGAACACCCGGTCCCCCAGGGGCTGAAATCCCTTGGCGACGTTCTTCTTTTCCTTCGCTGCTGTAGTCATATGCAACACCCTCCTCGTGCTGATTAATAAACGGGGTTAGAGATATATGATATATATCGTGACGATTTGGTACCGGTTCAAACTCGATGGCGTGTACATGTATAACCCACGCCCGAACGAGCAGAAGCCCTTGTCCGCAAACTTGGGGATAGAGATAGCCTCAGGTCAGTCCAAGTCAAGGGGGGAACTCAGGAATTTCTTTCCAGCTCCATATCGTCTTAACAGTTGGTATCATAACCCATTGAGATTTCATTATTCTAGTCCTATTTCTGGCTGGCGGAATATCCAGGAATTAGATCCGTAAGCGGTCGAAATCCTTGACGTCCTTTTTGATATAGTCACGAAGCCGCTTGATGATCCTGGCTTCCAACTGACGGGTGCGTTCCTTCGTAATGCCGTACTTGGCCCCCAGATCATCGAGGGTTAAGGGGGTGTCCGAGAGGATTCGATTGCGGAGGATGTCCTCATCCCGTTCCTCGAGCGTTTTGATAAATTCCGCCAACTTGGCTCGAAAGAGCGATTTGAGCTGATGGTCGGCGATCTGCTCGTCTGCTCCGATTTGCTGAGCCGGGAGCACGTCGAGCAGAGTGCCTTCCTGATCTTCGCCGATCGGTTGGTCCAGGGACAGTTCCCAATTGCCGAGTCGCTGATCCATCTCGATGACGTCGCGTTCGCGTACGTTCAAACGGTCCGCGAGCAGTTTCGTATCGGGAGCGAATCCTTCCCGTTCGAGTTTCGCCTTCTCTTTTTTCAGGTTGTAGAACAGCTTTCGCTGATCCTGGGTCGTTC
Proteins encoded:
- a CDS encoding co-chaperone GroES: MTTAAKEKKNVAKGFQPLGDRVFVTYTEELERTAGGIYVPDSAKEKPQRGIVQAIGKKVENVKVGDQVLFDKYSGSKLRIEDEECLILKEEDILGVFTS